The DNA segment GGCGTGGACAAGGAGGATATCCAGCTCAATGTTGAGGATAACCTCCTGGACATCTCCGTGGACCGCGAGGACCGCAAGTTCTCCAAGCAACTGGAGCTGCCGGCGGCAGTGGACCCCGATTCCACCTCGGCGTCGTACAAGAACGGCGTGCTGGAGGTCATCTTGAACAAGGTGGCCCCGAAGAGGCGAGGGCGAACTGTCAAGATCGACGGATAAGGGTGCGGAAACCTCTTACCTTTCCTTCATTTTTTTACCCAGTTCAGCTTCACTGGCCATACTCTTTTTCCTTGGAAAATGCTCATATAGAAGTTCACGTGTATAGATGGTCGTGCAGAGAGATGAGTTGATCGAGGCTGTACGCTCTGTACTGGCCAAGTCCGGTTTCTTCGTCTCCCGACCTCTGGCCATGAGGGGCATCAGCTTTGATGTGGTCGCAAGGCGCGACGATACCCTCCTGATCATCAAGATACTCAGCAATGTCGATGCCTTCTCCAAGGACAATGCCGAGGAGATGCTGACCTTGGGCGAGGCCCTGGGGGCCTCCCCGCTGCTGGTGGGCGAACGCTCCGGTTCGGGGGATATAGACGAGAGCATCGTCTACTCCAGGTTCGGGGTGCCCATCATCTCCCTCACCACGCTCTCCGACCATCTCTTGGAGGGTGTGCCTCCGTTCATCTTCGCCGCCCCCGGGGGGCTCTACGTCAAGCTGGACAGCGACATGATGAAAAGGCTGAGGGAGGAGAGGAGCATATCCCTGGGAACCCTGGCAGAGATAGCTGGAGTCTCGCGCCGAACGATACAGATGTACGAGAACGGGATGGGGGCGATGATAGATGTCGCGATCCGCCTGGAGGAGTTCCTCAAGCAACCCATCGTCCTGCCGGTGAACCCTTTCCAGCACTGTGCTCCCTCCAAGCCTAAGGAGAAGGAAAAGACGCCACCAGCCTCGGACATCTTCGGCACGGAGGTCTTCCAGCAGCTGAACCGCATGGGGTTCTCCATCCTGCCCGTCACCCGCTGCCCCTTCGAGGCGTTGAGCAAGGATAGACATATCATCATACTCACAGGACTGGGGAGGGATGACGGCAAGCTAAAGGAAAAGGCCATGGCCGTATCCGACATATCCAAGGTGACCGAACGCAGCTCGGTCATCTTCATCGAAAGGTCCCGCAGCAAGCATAGCATCGGAGGTACTCCCATCGTGGGCAAGGACGAGCTCCGGAAGATCACCGAGGCTTGCATCCTGTATGATCTGGTGGGGGAAAGGGAGAACGATGCGAAACATAAGGATTGAGGCGGCGGACATCACCCTTCTGCCCGTCGTTAAGGGGCTTGTCAGCGAGGAGGAGACCGTGTCCCGTATTTTCGATGAGATGCGCCCTGACGTCATCGCCATATCCATATCACGGGAGGACCTGGAGGGTCTGCACCGCCGTGAGGACTATGACAAGTATGAGCCCAGCGACCTCGAGATAATTTACCAGGCGTTCCTGGAGAGCTTCGGCGAGGTCCGCATACCTCCGCCGGCGTACGTCCGCGCGCTGGAGATATCGGAAGAGAAGGGGACGCCCATAATCCCCATTGACATGAACGAGGAGCTGTACACCGAGACCTACTGCCAGAAGGTGCGCACCCGGGACATGATAAGGGAGTCCTACTTCGCACGTCGGGCTACGGGGAAGACCTTCGACCTGTCCAGCCCTGATGCCTTCGCCCGCAGCTGGGACGCCAGGGTCAACAAGGCCCGAGGGTTCAGGGAGCTGGAGCGGGCACGTGAGGTGCACATGGCCAACACCCTGCGGCGGCTCGGAGGCAAGTACTCCCGGGTACTCGCGATCATAGAGTGCGAACGCCTGGATGGCGTGGCGCGAGCCCTGGAGGATGGTGGTCCTGCGAACCAGGACACTCTCATTAAATAATTACCGTACAATGCCAGCTCATGCAGGATGGGGTTCCCCCGAAGGGAAGATGGGGAGAAGCCGTGGACCGCCTGGTCCTTTTCTTGGAGCGGGACCGGCTGTCCATCATCGGGGTGTTCTTGTACATCCTCCTGGTGGCCCTTGTCAGGGACATATCCGAGTACTACCTGCTGGACCATATCTTCGTCATCGAGCCGCACCCCTGGATATACAGTATAGCGCACCACGTGGCCTTCTACTTCCTGACCTTCTTCGGCCTGGTGCTGCTGCTAGCGGCGTTCACCCGCAGGGGCGTTCGGCGAGCCGTTAACTTCGTGGCCTGTTTCTTCTGGGTGATAATACTCCCACCCTACCTGGATCACTTCATCTTCGGTTCCAGCGAGAACTATGCGTACTTCTCTCCTGCGGACTTCATCAACTACATCATGCACTTCAGCGGCTCCACGTTCCATCCTGGTCAGGCCATCGAGATCATTGCGGTGGTGGCCGTCGTTCTTGGGTACGGTCTATGGGTGAAGAGGTCCAGGTTCGGCTCCGTGGAGGGGAGGGTCCTGATGACCGTGGAGATGGCCCTCCTCGTGATCTTCACCCTCGTATCCCTGTTCATCATGGCGACCCCCGGGGCGTACATGCCGGTGGGGGCGATCAACGGGGTACCGGTGTTCCCCAGCTACGATGTCACCAGGTACCATCAGCTCCACCTGTTCATCTTTTCCTACTACCTCATCCTCCTACTGGGGATCATGGGGTCCCTCCTGTACCTGAACAATCCCAAGATATTCCGGCAGATCGGCCTGAGCCTGCGGCCGGCGCAGACCCTCATGTTCATGGGCATAGTGGCCGCGGGGATCGCCAGCGGTTGGTCCTCCTACGCCGGGAGCGTGTACGTGACGAACATCCTGGAAAGGCCATACTGGGTGAACGTGGGGTTCGTCATTCTCTCGTTGGTAAGCGCCATGCTGGCGTGGCTGGTGAGCACCATGTGGAACGACCTCAGCGACCAGGCGGGGGACCTCCCGGGCAAGTCCGGAAGGGCCTTGGCCTCCGGATTGGTGGGGAGGGGGGAGCTCGCGCAAATGTCGGTAGTGCTCTTGGCCATGTCCCTGATGGTGGCCGCTCTGCTGTCGTGGTGGCACGTAGCCATCCTGATGGTCATATACTCACTGTCCTACGTGTACTCCTTCCCTCCCGTGAGGTTCAAGGAGCGCATCCTCAGCCCGCTGCTCCTGGGGATGGGCACATTCCTCGCCTTCCTGTACGGTCACTTGACCCCTTTGAGCGCCGTGCGACTGTACCAGGGCGATCCGGAACTGGTATACCCAGACAGCTGGGTCCCGGTGATGCCCTCTCTCACCATGCAGGCGGTCCTCCTGGGCATGTACATGTTCATCGGTCTGGTGGTGGGCTCCATGGTCACGGACATAGATGGTTATGAGGAGGACAAGAGGGGGCGGGTCCAGACCGTGTACACGCAGCTGGGCCTGGAGCGCGGAAAAAAGGTGGTCTCGGCACTGATCCTCCTAACATCCCTGACGCCTCTCGCCCTGTTCCAACAGCTGACCGACGTGATCGTCTTCCCCCTCCTGGGAGCGGTGGCCTCGTACACCTTCCTGAGAACCGGTCGATCGAGGTACGTCCTCCTGGTGGCCCTGGTCGGCATGGCCTACGCGGGATGGCGTTTCCTGTCCGTGTGGGCCTAGGTAAGCGAGGAGAAGAACAGGTAGGGAAAGCGGCGCGCCACTAGGCGAAGCAGCGATTCCCATCCTTCCTCACCCCGGGAGATCCTGAGGCTGGTGGATACCAGCTCGGGATCACCATGCATCTTTTTCACCAGGGTGGGGGTGTCCACGACCCCGATGAGCCACTGGGCCGCGGGCGAGATGAATCGTGACGCCCGCAGGATGGGCAAGATCTCTGCCTGCACGTCCCTCTGGTATCTTTTCAAGGTGGAAGTTCCGCTTACCATTCCCTCCACCGCCGACGAGGCCAGGGAAGCGCTCTTCAGGGCGTTGGTCATGCCCTCCCCGGACATGGGGCTCGTCAGCCCCGCGGCGTCCCCCACCAGGAGGCATCTGCGGGTGTGCAGCGGGTTTCTCATCCTCATTGGTATGGGGTGGGCGGAGACGTGGGCTTCGGACGTGGCGCCGTAGCGCTCCTCCACGACCTTTCGCATGTGCTCCATCCCCCTGCGGTAGATGACGGCGGAAAGGTCCTTGCCCACCACGCCAATGTTCGCACCACCGCGAGTGGCGAACATCCAACCGTTGAGGGGGAATTTGAAGGTGAAGGGGAAGCGGGCAAGGGGAGTGTCCAGAAAGTGGAACTCCATGTGACCGCCGGGATCCCGCTCCAGCTGGCAGGTCATGGAGATCCCGATGCCCTGGTCGCTGCCGGGATAGAGGCCGAACAAAGATGATGCGGTGCGGCTGGTGGCGCCCTCAGCGATGATGAGGGCTTTGGTACTGACCATTCGGCCGTCGATGGTCAGTTCCACGCTCTCCGCATCCTCACGTAACTTGGAGATGCGGGAAGGCGTCCATAACTCCGCCCCCGCCTTCACCGCCCTGTCCACGAGATAGGCGTCGAACGCGGACCGCCGGACGGTCACCGCTGCCCGTTTTGGCAGCGAAAACTCCTCCCGGAACGAGGTATGGACCACGCTGACGGTGCTGATCTCCCTCTCAATGACCGTTTCAGGGAGGGGATCATCGAGGAGAGAGGCCGCGCGCTCGAGCAGTCCTCCGGCGCAGCACTTGTCCCGGGGGAGGGGATCCCGCTCCACCAGAAGGGTGCGCAGTCCCGCCCTGGCGCATAGGGCTGCCGAGCGGGCTCCCGCCGGCCCCGCTCCGGTGACCACCACGTCCAGCAAGGTTCCTCCGGATACCCTACCTTCTCCTCGATCTCCACCTGTTCAGCACCTGGCTGGAGGCCACGATGGCCACCGTGCCGAACACCGGTAGGAAGATCGCGAGGTCAATGTTCCCTGTGGTCACGTTGATGACCGATTCGCCCTTGGAGGCCACAGAGCTTATGGGGTTCTCGGTGAACCTCCAGGCACCGGCGGACATCTGGTTGTTCACGTACTCCCACATTGTGGGTCCGGCCCCCGGCTGCCTGCCGATCTTGGCACCCACCACGAGGATTATGTCAAGGTCCTGGTCCCCGTCAAGGTCGCCCAGCTCCACGCCGTGTATCTCGTAGTTGCCGGAGCTGGGGCACATGATGGCCAGCTTGGAGGTGGTCAGTGCTTGCGCGGAGAAAGATCCGTAGGACGACTGCATGATGATGTACAGCTTGGAGTTGGAGGTCATGTCCCCGCCGGTCGCCACCACGATGTCGTTGGGCTCATTGGCGGTGTAGACCCCCTGCTGCCTCTTCATGTCCCCCACGGTCAACGCCGAGATGTAGTAAGTGGGCGAGGTCCAGACCTTGGAGGCCGCCACGGTCCACTGAACGGTCGGGGAGTTGTGGGCGATCGTGACCTTGTCCAGGTACAGGGTGCTCTTCACCACGTCCGTGACCGCCCGGTCAAGGTCGGTGACGCGTATGTAGTAGTAGCTGTTGGGAGTGTAGGACAGGTTCGCGCTCAGAGTGGTGTCTGTAAGGGAGGTCATCTGCCCGATGGGGAAGTAGGTCTCGTTGTCCGGCGAGTAGGATATCTGGAACCCTTCCGCACCGCTGACATGCCCCACGATGCTGAGCGTCTGGTAGGCAGCTGGCTGATTGGGTATCCTGTAGATCCAGCCAACGGCCTGCGTGGCCACGAAGTCCACATCTACCCAGACGTAGTCGAAGTGTACCGTCTGGAGGCTGCTGGCGGGGTTCACGAAGCGTATCTGCAGCTTCGTGGTGATGTTGCTGTATGTGTCCGCGCCCGCACTGGTAATGTCGAAGGTGGCTGTCCTGGCCGTGAGGTCGCTGCTCAGCGGTTTGATGGTGGTGTTGGACCATGTCACCCCGCCGTCCAGGGAGTACTCTATGAAGTTCGAGGTGTTGAATCCGCTGTCCACGTGGAACTGCACATTGATTCTGGAACCCGCGATGGCTGTAGTTAGGTTGGACACGTCCAGGTAGTAGCTGTACAGCTGCATGGTCGTGCCCTTGGGGACATCATAGAACACCTCATCATCGTACTTGCTGTTGCTTAGTGAAGAGCCCGTGGTGTCGAACAGTATGTTCTTGAGGCCCGTCGAGGAGTAGGTGGGGTAAAGGACGTCCACCTCCGTCAACGCCTGGTAGACCGTGTTCGTGGACGCTAAGTTGGAGATCGGACCTACCACTGTAGCTGTGAAGTTAACATCCAGGGCTCCCATCTGATTGGGGGAGTCAATAGGCACCGATGCGCTGGCCAGCTGAGTGTAGATGATGTACACGGAGTTGTCGGTGGACAGGGTGCTGGTCCTCACCACATCTGGAATGCCGTCGCCGTTCATGTCCTCGGCCTCGACCTTGGGAAGTATCTGAGTATGGGACCACGGTGCATTTCCGGTCACGCTGGGCAGTGTCCTGAGGGAATTGGAGGTGCTGAAGGCGCCGGAGTAGGAGCTCTGGGACACCCACTGGTTGAGCCACACCTTGGTGGTGCCATCCTCATAAACGGCCACGACATCATTGTATCCGTCCATGTTGAAGTCTGCGACGTCCAGGTCGGCAGCGGCAGGATTGGTGTCCTTGTTCGCAGCGTCCCCGGCGATCCAAGCGTCGGTGCTGTAGAGCACGGTCTTGGTCCAGCTGGAGCTGCCGTCGTTCCAGAAGACGTACACGCCGCGGTTGAAGTACATGCCCCAGCTGTTCTCGTAATCGGCGGAGCCTGTGCTGGTGGCAGTGGTGTATACGACCACATGGATGAAGCTGGCCACCACGTCGGCGCGGCCATCGTTGTTGAAGTCGGCCACGGTGAGGGCGGCGCACATCTCATTGTTCGTAGAGTATCCATCATAGAACCTGTCCGTGGACACGGCGGTGGACCACACTGTGGCGTCCTCATTGGCGTTACCCTTGTTGGAATTGTATGCGGTCTGCGTGCCCGAGTATGCGTCGAAGGGGTACGATATGGGTCTGGCGCTGGACCATTCGGTGCCGTCGTTCTTCTCGTTCTCGTACCAGAACAGGTTGGCCAGGCTGGTGTCCTGAGCACCGACCACAAGGTCGTTCCTGCCGTCTCCGGTCAGGTCCGCCAGCGTCAGGCCCAGGGGCCCGCTGCTGGGATCGGGATCTATGACCCTCTCGTTCCACTGGTCTCCGCCCTCGAACCACGAGATGGCGTTGTCCGACCATGTGGCCCCCGAGGAGCTCCAGGTGAAGGAGCCGGACCCTATGGCGGCGGCCACATCAGAGGTGGTGAGCGGAGCCGTGACCTCGAACTGGCAGCTGAGCTGGCTGTACGATTCTCCGGTGGTAGTTCCGCTGTTGCCGGAGTCGGTGAACGTGGTTATCTTCAGGGTGTAGAAGTTTGTATTGGGCAGCCACCAGCCCTGGTTGGCGTCCTTGAGGACGATCTTAATGGTGTAATAACCGAGATTACTGGTCCCATTGCCTATGCCCGCGACAGATGCCCCATTGGTCTTATACATGGAGTACAGGGGTGCGCTGTACGATAATGGCGATCCAGCGGTGGGCACCGCGGTAGGAGATTTCATTATCACGTAGCTACCAGTGTAATCATCGATCTCGATGCCGCTGATGTAGACGGTATCCGTGTACCGGTCGGTGTCCTTCACCTTGATTATCAGGTATAGCTCGTCGGTGTGGTTGAACCTGGTAGCCTTGACAAGGGAGCTGCCCTCGGCCACATAGGTCTCCAGAGAGGGGTAGGTCATCCCACCAACGGCGATGTAGTCAGCGAGGTTGACGGAAAGTCCCTGATTGTCCTTCACGATTATCTGGAGCGTGTATCTGTAAGCGTCCGAGGGTGCGCTGAAGTTATACACGAACTGCCTGAACGTGGAGAACGTGCTCCCAATGCTGAAGGCATTGATCGATGACTGCGGAGTTATCGGAGTAAGGCCCATCAGAGGATGGTAGATGAAGACGGTGTTCTGTCCGGCCACGTTCGCCAGGGTATCGCTCCACAGCTCGATGGTCACGCCCTCGCCAGGATTGAAGTTCCTGGTGATGGTCCCGTCGGAGGTCCTCTTGATGTAGTAGAATGTTATCCCCGTCTCTCCGCCGGCCTCGCCCCCGCTAGCGTCTGGGGGGTAGGTACCGTTGGTCAGGTAACCAAGGTAATTAGAATACGGGCCGTATCCTCCAGAGGGGTTGGAGTACACCCTCACCGTGAACCCCTCCTGGGCCTTCTGGCCGGAGTTGTCGGTGGCGGACACGAGGACGGTAGAGCCATCCCAGGCCATCTTCGCAGTGTAGTAACCGGAGACGAACTGGTTGAGGCCGCTGTCATAGGTAAGCTGGATCGATGAGGAAAGCCCTACGGAGGAACCGTTGAGGAAAACGCTGTTCTCATCAAGGTTACCGTAGGGGTCGCTGATCTGAGCGTAGAAGCGTACGGAGTTGCCATCATAGACCGGCGTGGGGGTCATGCCCCTGTTGCCGATGATGGGCTTGGTCATGGCCGCCTGGGCTCCTCCCTGCAGGGGCGCGGTGTAGACCACGGTGTTGGCCGCGGTGTCCACGATCATCACGCTGATGCTGGTGGTGGAGGTGAGAACGGTGTTGTTGAGATAGGACCAGGTCACACCGGTGTCCCAGGACGTGGCGCTGGCAATTCCATCCCCTATTTCCAAGGACATCGGGGTGTTGTCAATGAAGAGGTATATTGCGGTCTTGTAGTCCTCGAGGACCTCACCGCCCTGGTGGGTGATGTTCACATAGTAATGATCGGTGTTGATATCGAGGGTGGAGGTGAAATCGGAGTAAACCTTCTCCGCCGGTCCGGGCATTGATGAGACGTACATGAGGATGCTGCTGAACAAGGTCACAGTGATGGCCAAGATCAACAGGTTGCCGATGATGTCGGATACGCCCTTGCGGGTCCATCCCTTGCGCTTATGAATTATCCTAGAACCTACAGAACTATCGCTCTTAGAACCGGGCCGAACCGCCGCTCGGCCGATGAACTCGAAATCGTTAAGACCTCTCATAACTTCACCACCGGCCCCGAACCGGGTGCGGAGTGTCAAACACTTATCGAGTCTATAAATATGTATACTTCATAAAATTGAATTTACAGAATGATAATTATAACGAAATAGAAATGCAACTTCCTTAATATCTGGGTAGGCATAAGGGATGCCTATGCTGGAGATAGAGGTTAAGTGCCCGGTGGAGAATATCGGGCCTGTCGAGGAGCGTCTCATTTCTCAGGGGGGTAGTTTCGAGGGAGAGGTGTCGCAGGAGGACCGCTACCTCGGTCATCCCTGCCGGGATTTTGCCTCCACCGACGAGGGGCTGCGGCTGCGCAGAGAGGGAGATGGGGTGGTCCTCTATTACAAGGGACCCAAGATCGACAAGCTCACCAAGACCAGGGAGGAGCTTAGCACCCCCGTGCCCGATCCCCGGTCCATGGACCTCATACTTCAGCGCCTGGGATTCACCCCTGTGGCCACGGTGGAGAAGGTCAGGCGATCGTACCGCCTGGGCCAGGTGGGTGTGTCCCTGGACACGGTCTCCGGGCTGGGGGGGTTCGTGGAGCTGGAGGTCCAGGACCTGCCCTTGGACGTGGGGAGGTCCATGCTCCAAGAGGCCATGAAGGCTCTGGGGCTGGAGAGGACGGAAAGGCGGTCCTACCTGGAGCTGCTTTTAGAAAAACGTGCCTGATCAGATGTCCATGAGCTTCTCGGACAGGAACTTCCTGATCTCCTCATCATCCGGTATGCTGATGGAAGACTTGTACCGATCGGAGCCGTCCTTCATGGTGAAGCCGCGGCTCAGGGATATGAACTCCGTGCTACCGCTTTCGCTGACGGCCCTCTTCCGCGCGACCTCGATGAAATTGTTCTTGCCGAAAGATATCCGGTGGGAATCGACCACTTCGAACTGGACATTGCGCTCACTTGATCCGTCGCTCATTTTCGCACCTTTATATGGGACTAAAGGGCCCTAGCTGCGAAATAAATGTTTTCCCTGCACCCAGGCTTTTCTGGTCTGGCGGTCCGTAATCTACTTCCTGAATTACCGCGACAGATAGAAATAGAAAGGCGTTCATTGAACGGGCATGGGACCAGATGGGATGGGGCCAGCGGGTCCGGCCAAGCCTTCGTCGTGTGTTCGTTGCGGAGGTCAGTTGGAAGCTGGTGCTAACTTTTGTCACAAATGCGGACAGGCGGTAACACCCTACTCCTTTACGCCCGTGCACCCGCAGTACCCGCCGTATCAGCCCGTCAAGGACACCACCATCCGCGACCTGGGCATGGGCATAGGCACCTACGCCACCATCGCCCTGCTGGTCCTGATGGCTGTGAACGTGCTCATAGCCATATGGGGCATCGGGCAGGTCTATCCCCACATGGACAGGCACATCTACCTCTTCATAATCACGCCCTACATCGTCAACTTCGCCGAGCTCGGCGGTTGGCCGTTCTTCATCTACTATGTCCTGCTGGTAGCGGCCATAGGCGCCTCGCTGGTATGGGCCGTGGTCAAGAGCGCGAAGCCGCTGGTGAGCGAGCTCAAGATCGATTACCCGGCGCAGGGGCACAGCCCGGTGTACGTGATCGGCACAGTGCTCATGGCCATCGTCTCCTTCAACGTCGTGTACTACCTGATCGTAGGGGTGGTAGGCATAGATCCCACCACTCCCTCCTTCTCCACAAGGGAACTGTGGCAGACCCTCTTCGGATTCGCCCACGCCTCGGTATGGGAGGAGGTGGCGTCACGCATACTACTCATAGGCGTCCCTCTGCTGCTCATCGACCTAGTGCGCAGGACCAAGAACCCGGACCTCAAGATGAGGAAGGTAAGCAACTACCTCCTCGGAGGGGGCTTCGCCATCGGGAAGAAGGAGGCGTTCCTCATGGTGTTCTCCAGCCTGATGTTCGGGGCGGCCCATATCTTCTCGTGGGACCTGTACAAGATCTTACCGGCGGCCGTGGCGGGATTGGCCTTCGCATACCTGTTCCTCAAGCTGGGAGTGTACGCCTCCATCCTCATGCACTTCGGCATCGACTTTATGAGCGTCCCCCTGAGCGTGTTCCCGGACAACTACGAGATCACCATGCTCCTCGGCCTGGCCATACTGGTGTGGGTAGGGGTGGGCCTGCTGTACATGCTGCTTTACGCCTCCAAGGGTTTGGGTTGGATCTTAGGAAGAAGGATATGGCCGGACATACCTTGGGAAAGGCCGCTGCCGACCGCACCAATGCCTCAGCACTACCCTCCATACTACCCCCAGGGAGTGGGGTATGGTCAACCCCCCGCCCCTATTCCCCCTCCTCAGCAGGTCCCTCGGGACCCCACCGCCATCGGATATGTTTGCAAGAGCTGCGGCAACAGGGAGGCCACTTACGTCGATGGGGAGCTGACCTGCCTAAAATGCGGTAACAGGGGTTAGTGGCCGTTCAGGAGAGCTTTCAGGCGGTCCCTGCCGATGACCGCGTCGGGCAGGTTGCGGGACTCGATGACATAACGACCTCTGTATCCCTTCAAGCCCTTGATCACCTGAGGGAAGTCAACGGTGCCATCCCCGATGGGGAGGTGCTCGTCGAACTCTCCTCTGTTGTCGTGGACATGCAGGTTGATTATCCTCTTCTTGAGCTTGAGGAACTCCTTCACCAGCCCCATGGTGTGCGCGTGCCCGATGTCCAGGCATATGCCCAGGCCTGTGCCCTCGATCAATTCGGTGAGCTCCTGAGGCGTGGTACCTGTGGACGCGTACATCCGCGGCATGTTCTCCAACGCGATCTTGACGCCTAGGTTCCCGGATATGCGGTCAAGTCTCTCCAGGGAATCCCTGGCAGCCTCCCTCACCTTGTCCCTGCTCACGAAGCCGAGGGGAGTGAGGAAGGCAGGGTGGACGGTGTAGGTGTCGATCCCCAGTCGATGGCAGGCCCCCAGGCCGGTCATCAGCTCCTTAAGCGAGGCTTCCCTCATCCGGGGGTTCAGGGAGCCGATGTTGATGTCGCTCATGGGAGCATGGACAGAGAACCGTAGGCCGGTCGACGGAGCCAGTTCCAGGAACTGCTTCTCGATCCTGCGTAGCTCGTGACCTCCCTCGGCCACGATCTCCCAGGCCTGGAACTCCTCGGAGATGGACTCCAGCGCTTGAGGGAACGGGATGGCGGTGAACGACGGAGAGGAGGCTGCGATCACTCTGCTCCCTCCACCGTGCTCTCGGCGAGATGGTCGATGACGGCCTTGATGTCCTCATCCTCCACCATTACCTCGATGTTCCCCAGAGGGGAGGAGCCCTCTTGGAAGGAGAGCTTTCCCACGTAGGCCACCTGCTTATTGAGGCGGAAGGTGGTCCGTCCGTCCATCATCCCGCGCAGCATGACCGAGCGGGCGGTATCCCGGATGTGCTCGTCCAATATCATCTGCCTGAGGTGCTCTCCGCTATCACCGCTCGACATTAACCCCTCATCCGCCTCCTCGACCTGGCCCTCAGGGAATATGTTGAGGAGAGCTTTGTGTACCTTCTCCCGGTCTTCGGTAGGATAGCATGGTGTTCGCGCAATGATGTGGACCATGCTCGATTAATGGACCATGTCGTAAAAAAGAATTGGTACTAAATAGCCCTGTCATCATTGTGGTCCTATCATGAGGGACCGCATCCTAGACACATTGGCCAATGAGGGTATCCTTCTGGAACCGGAAGCGGCCGAGATGGTGCTCTCCAGGTCCGATCCCCTCAACTTCGTCCGCACAGCGCTGTCCTCCATGGAGCAGCAGCCACTGGTACTAACGGTGAACGACCTGCGGCCGTATTCCGATGTGCAGGTGACCAGGATGGTGCCGGAAGCATTGGAGGAGATCAGGCAGAGCGCACCCGCCCCCCCGGCTCGCAGCGACGGGGACGTTCGCATTCTCAGGGACATCACTGGCAACTCGACCTGCGAGGGCAACATAATCGATTTCGCCCGCTACTTCAACGACCGCTTCAAGAAGATAAAGAAGATGCTGGCCCAGCGCAGGGAGCTGGTGGGATGCCTGCCAGTGTCCAAGGCCACCAAGTTCGACCGGGAGGTCAAGATGGTGGCGATGGTGAACGAGGTCCGTGTCACCAAGAACGGCCACAGGCTCATAGAGGTCGAGGACGAGGAGGGACGCTGCCCCGTGCTGATACTGAAGGACAGTCCCATGGCGCAGGAGTGCATCGTGCCCGATGAGGTCATAGGCATCGTGGGGAAGACCAGCACGAAAGGCGATCTGGTGGTCATG comes from the Methanomassiliicoccus sp. genome and includes:
- a CDS encoding transcriptional regulator, translated to MVVQRDELIEAVRSVLAKSGFFVSRPLAMRGISFDVVARRDDTLLIIKILSNVDAFSKDNAEEMLTLGEALGASPLLVGERSGSGDIDESIVYSRFGVPIISLTTLSDHLLEGVPPFIFAAPGGLYVKLDSDMMKRLREERSISLGTLAEIAGVSRRTIQMYENGMGAMIDVAIRLEEFLKQPIVLPVNPFQHCAPSKPKEKEKTPPASDIFGTEVFQQLNRMGFSILPVTRCPFEALSKDRHIIILTGLGRDDGKLKEKAMAVSDISKVTERSSVIFIERSRSKHSIGGTPIVGKDELRKITEACILYDLVGERENDAKHKD
- a CDS encoding UbiA family prenyltransferase, whose translation is MDRLVLFLERDRLSIIGVFLYILLVALVRDISEYYLLDHIFVIEPHPWIYSIAHHVAFYFLTFFGLVLLLAAFTRRGVRRAVNFVACFFWVIILPPYLDHFIFGSSENYAYFSPADFINYIMHFSGSTFHPGQAIEIIAVVAVVLGYGLWVKRSRFGSVEGRVLMTVEMALLVIFTLVSLFIMATPGAYMPVGAINGVPVFPSYDVTRYHQLHLFIFSYYLILLLGIMGSLLYLNNPKIFRQIGLSLRPAQTLMFMGIVAAGIASGWSSYAGSVYVTNILERPYWVNVGFVILSLVSAMLAWLVSTMWNDLSDQAGDLPGKSGRALASGLVGRGELAQMSVVLLAMSLMVAALLSWWHVAILMVIYSLSYVYSFPPVRFKERILSPLLLGMGTFLAFLYGHLTPLSAVRLYQGDPELVYPDSWVPVMPSLTMQAVLLGMYMFIGLVVGSMVTDIDGYEEDKRGRVQTVYTQLGLERGKKVVSALILLTSLTPLALFQQLTDVIVFPLLGAVASYTFLRTGRSRYVLLVALVGMAYAGWRFLSVWA
- a CDS encoding NAD(P)/FAD-dependent oxidoreductase, producing the protein MLDVVVTGAGPAGARSAALCARAGLRTLLVERDPLPRDKCCAGGLLERAASLLDDPLPETVIEREISTVSVVHTSFREEFSLPKRAAVTVRRSAFDAYLVDRAVKAGAELWTPSRISKLREDAESVELTIDGRMVSTKALIIAEGATSRTASSLFGLYPGSDQGIGISMTCQLERDPGGHMEFHFLDTPLARFPFTFKFPLNGWMFATRGGANIGVVGKDLSAVIYRRGMEHMRKVVEERYGATSEAHVSAHPIPMRMRNPLHTRRCLLVGDAAGLTSPMSGEGMTNALKSASLASSAVEGMVSGTSTLKRYQRDVQAEILPILRASRFISPAAQWLIGVVDTPTLVKKMHGDPELVSTSLRISRGEEGWESLLRLVARRFPYLFFSSLT
- a CDS encoding type IV pilin, whose protein sequence is MRGLNDFEFIGRAAVRPGSKSDSSVGSRIIHKRKGWTRKGVSDIIGNLLILAITVTLFSSILMYVSSMPGPAEKVYSDFTSTLDINTDHYYVNITHQGGEVLEDYKTAIYLFIDNTPMSLEIGDGIASATSWDTGVTWSYLNNTVLTSTTSISVMIVDTAANTVVYTAPLQGGAQAAMTKPIIGNRGMTPTPVYDGNSVRFYAQISDPYGNLDENSVFLNGSSVGLSSSIQLTYDSGLNQFVSGYYTAKMAWDGSTVLVSATDNSGQKAQEGFTVRVYSNPSGGYGPYSNYLGYLTNGTYPPDASGGEAGGETGITFYYIKRTSDGTITRNFNPGEGVTIELWSDTLANVAGQNTVFIYHPLMGLTPITPQSSINAFSIGSTFSTFRQFVYNFSAPSDAYRYTLQIIVKDNQGLSVNLADYIAVGGMTYPSLETYVAEGSSLVKATRFNHTDELYLIIKVKDTDRYTDTVYISGIEIDDYTGSYVIMKSPTAVPTAGSPLSYSAPLYSMYKTNGASVAGIGNGTSNLGYYTIKIVLKDANQGWWLPNTNFYTLKITTFTDSGNSGTTTGESYSQLSCQFEVTAPLTTSDVAAAIGSGSFTWSSSGATWSDNAISWFEGGDQWNERVIDPDPSSGPLGLTLADLTGDGRNDLVVGAQDTSLANLFWYENEKNDGTEWSSARPISYPFDAYSGTQTAYNSNKGNANEDATVWSTAVSTDRFYDGYSTNNEMCAALTVADFNNDGRADVVASFIHVVVYTTATSTGSADYENSWGMYFNRGVYVFWNDGSSSWTKTVLYSTDAWIAGDAANKDTNPAAADLDVADFNMDGYNDVVAVYEDGTTKVWLNQWVSQSSYSGAFSTSNSLRTLPSVTGNAPWSHTQILPKVEAEDMNGDGIPDVVRTSTLSTDNSVYIIYTQLASASVPIDSPNQMGALDVNFTATVVGPISNLASTNTVYQALTEVDVLYPTYSSTGLKNILFDTTGSSLSNSKYDDEVFYDVPKGTTMQLYSYYLDVSNLTTAIAGSRINVQFHVDSGFNTSNFIEYSLDGGVTWSNTTIKPLSSDLTARTATFDITSAGADTYSNITTKLQIRFVNPASSLQTVHFDYVWVDVDFVATQAVGWIYRIPNQPAAYQTLSIVGHVSGAEGFQISYSPDNETYFPIGQMTSLTDTTLSANLSYTPNSYYYIRVTDLDRAVTDVVKSTLYLDKVTIAHNSPTVQWTVAASKVWTSPTYYISALTVGDMKRQQGVYTANEPNDIVVATGGDMTSNSKLYIIMQSSYGSFSAQALTTSKLAIMCPSSGNYEIHGVELGDLDGDQDLDIILVVGAKIGRQPGAGPTMWEYVNNQMSAGAWRFTENPISSVASKGESVINVTTGNIDLAIFLPVFGTVAIVASSQVLNRWRSRRR